One Ammospiza caudacuta isolate bAmmCau1 chromosome 11, bAmmCau1.pri, whole genome shotgun sequence genomic window carries:
- the LOC131562403 gene encoding zinc finger protein OZF-like produces the protein MPQDTDAEQELSMESREDKCPRQNLVEEAVLSGSTAQESNTEEKPWRCRTRKGCKRSWWGSEGERANLGREGGQRWSQSSELVLHEQLHDGEKPQKRVQCGKRFRMSSNLIKHQRTHTGERPYDCDQCRKRFKTSSHLLQHQRTHMEEMPFHCPDCGKGFRHKSHLVMHQQTHTGERPHKCEECGKSFSWSSSVIRHQVIHTGERPYECEECGKSFSLRSQLMRHQVVHTGERPYECEECGKSFSWSSTLIRHQRTHTGERPYECEECEKRFSLRSELNQHQRTHTGERPYECDQCRKRFKSRSDLLQHQRTHTEERPFRCPDCGQGFRHNSHLVMHRQIHSGERPHECEECGKSFSRSSTLIRHQRTHTGERPYECGECGKRFRQSANLIQHRNIHTGKRSHRCGKCGKSFRLHSQLIRHQKIHTGERPYECDKCRKRFKTSTYLLKHYWIHREERPFQCPDCGKGFKHNCTLITHRRIHTGERPYKCEECGKSFSQRSHLNKHQRSHR, from the exons ATGCCCCAGGACACTGatgcag agcaggagctgagcatggagagcagggaggacaaatgccCGCGGCAGAACCTGGTGGAAGAGGCCGTTTTGAGCGGCTCCACAGCGCAGGAATCCAACACGGAGGAAAAGCCCTGGAGATGCCGCACGAGGAAGGGCTGCAAACGCAGCTGGTGGGGATCTGAGGGGGAAAGAGCCAACCTGGGCCGCGAAGGCGGCCAGAGATGGAGCCAGAGCTCGGAGCTGgtgctccatgagcagctccatgatggggagaagccccagaAACGTGtgcagtgtgggaagaggttcCGGATGAGCTCCAACCTGATCAAgcaccagaggacccacactggggaacgGCCCTACGATTGTGATCAATGCAGGAAAAGATTTAAgaccagctcccatctcctccagcaccagcgcACGCACATGGAGGAGATGCCCTTCCACTGCCCcgactgtgggaagggattcAGGCACAAGTCCCATCTTGTCATGCACCAACAAACCCATACTGGGGAGAGGCCCCATAAGTGtgaggaatgtgggaagagcttcagctggAGCTCCAGCGTGATCCGGCACCAGGTAatccacaccggggagaggccctatgagtgtgaggaatgtgggaagagcttcagcttGAGATCCCAGCTGATGAGGCACCAGGTggtccacactggggagaggccctacgagtgtgaggaatgtgggaagagcttcagctggAGCTCCACCCTGATCAGgcaccagaggacccacactggggaaaGGCCCTATGAGTGTGAGGAGTGTGAGAAGAGGTTTAGCTTGAGATCCGAGCTGAATCAGCATcagaggacccacactggggaacgGCCCTACGAGTGCGATCAGTGCAGGAAGAGATTTAAGTCCAGGTCtgatctcctccagcaccagcgcacgcacacagaggagaggcccttccgctgccccGACTGTGGGCAGGGCTTCAGGCACAATTCCCATCTTGTCATGCACCGACAAATCCATAGTGGGGAGAGGCCCCACGAGTGtgaggaatgtgggaagagcttcagtcGGAGCTCAACCCTGATCAGgcaccagaggacccacactggggaacggccctacgagtgtggggagtgtgggaagaggttcAGACAGAGCGCCAACCTGATTCAGCACCGGAACATCCACACTGGAAAACGGTCGCACAGGTGTGGGAAATGTGGAAAGAGCTTCAGGCTGCATTCCCAGCTGATCCGCCACCAAAAGAtccacacaggggagaggccctacgagtgtgataAATGCAGGAAGAGGTTTAAGACCAGCACCTATCTCCTCAAGCACTATTGGattcacagagaggagaggcccttccaatGCCCCGACTGCGGGAAGGGATTCAAGCACAACTGCACCCTCATcacccaccggcgcatccacactggggagaggccctacaagtgtgaggagtgtgggaagagcttctcacaGCGCTCTCACTTGAACAAGCACCAACGGAGCCACCGGTAA